One window of the Gammaproteobacteria bacterium genome contains the following:
- a CDS encoding MBL fold metallo-hydrolase, translating to MQLRFLGAAGEVTGSCHLLEWDGRRVLLDCGLFQGTPESEARNHQSFPFDPASIDAVILSHAHLDHCGRLPALVRDGFRGPIYAHAATRDLARILLTDAAELARRDAEHAERRHHGDTAPLYGPRDVEHCLQRFHALAYGKRAEIAPGLSCRLQDAGHILGAAVIELWMEGGDLPLKLVFSGDLGGQQGFIMPPPVRVEDADLVLIESAYGDRLHRSPESTAAELGQIIAAASAEGGNILIPAFSVGRTQELIYLLARHYEEWNLRDWAVFLDSPMAIEATGVYAHHAALLAPDAAAYARATGFGPLWLHRTPGTDESIAINRVTGGAIVIAGSGMCTGGRILHHLRQRLPRRDTHVIFTGFQAAGTLGRRLVDGAREVRLWGEPVTVAAQVHTLGGLSAHADKEALCRWYAGFRGHPQVAVVHGEPQASASLALELRTRFGCPVTVPARGESLDLRQLARPAYRARERTA from the coding sequence ATGCAGTTGAGATTCCTCGGCGCTGCCGGCGAGGTCACGGGCTCATGCCACCTCCTGGAGTGGGACGGCCGCCGGGTGCTGCTGGACTGCGGCCTGTTCCAGGGGACGCCGGAGAGCGAGGCCCGCAACCACCAATCGTTCCCCTTCGACCCCGCCTCGATAGACGCGGTCATCCTGAGCCACGCGCACCTGGACCACTGCGGGCGCCTGCCGGCGCTGGTGCGGGACGGGTTCCGCGGTCCCATTTATGCCCACGCCGCGACTCGCGACCTCGCCCGCATCCTGCTCACGGACGCTGCCGAGCTCGCCCGCCGGGACGCGGAGCATGCGGAGCGGCGGCACCATGGCGACACTGCGCCGCTGTACGGTCCGCGCGATGTCGAGCATTGCCTCCAGCGCTTCCATGCCCTCGCCTACGGCAAGCGCGCCGAGATCGCTCCCGGCCTCAGCTGCCGGCTGCAGGACGCGGGTCACATCCTCGGCGCTGCGGTCATCGAACTCTGGATGGAGGGCGGCGACCTGCCCCTCAAGCTGGTCTTCAGCGGCGACCTGGGCGGACAGCAGGGCTTCATCATGCCGCCGCCGGTGCGGGTGGAGGACGCGGATCTCGTGCTGATCGAGAGCGCCTACGGCGACCGCCTGCACCGCAGCCCGGAGTCCACCGCGGCGGAACTCGGCCAGATCATCGCCGCTGCCAGCGCCGAAGGGGGCAACATCCTGATCCCCGCCTTCTCCGTCGGCCGCACCCAGGAACTGATCTACCTCCTCGCCCGCCACTATGAAGAATGGAACCTCAGGGATTGGGCCGTGTTCCTCGACAGTCCCATGGCCATCGAGGCGACCGGCGTGTACGCGCATCACGCCGCGCTGCTCGCGCCCGATGCCGCTGCCTACGCCCGCGCCACCGGTTTCGGGCCGCTCTGGCTGCACCGCACGCCGGGCACCGACGAGTCCATCGCCATCAACCGCGTCACAGGCGGCGCCATCGTCATCGCCGGCAGCGGCATGTGCACAGGCGGCCGCATCCTGCATCACCTCAGGCAGCGTCTGCCGCGGCGCGACACCCACGTGATATTCACGGGCTTCCAGGCAGCCGGCACCCTGGGCCGGCGGCTGGTGGACGGTGCGCGTGAGGTGCGCCTGTGGGGCGAACCGGTCACGGTGGCGGCCCAGGTCCACACGCTCGGTGGGCTCTCCGCCCATGCCGACAAGGAAGCCCTCTGCCGCTGGTACGCAGGCTTCCGCGGCCACCCGCAGGTGGCGGTGGTGCACGGCGAGCCCCAAGCCAGCGCTTCCCTGGCCCTGGAGCTGCGCACCCGCTTCGGCTGCCCGGTCACGGTGCCCGCACGCGGCGAATCCCTCGACCTTCGCCAACTGGCGAGGCCGGCCTACCGGGCCAGGGAACGCACGGCATGA
- a CDS encoding host attachment protein, giving the protein MRCPVLVVVGDKARARIFDTQTEDRSLREIEDLTNASLGRHERDTHSDRPGRGISGVRGRRTALGDDYARRRVRAARFAQTVAEHVRELTRKHLYSRIYVVAGPEFLGLLRPCLTSRRMQPPLSRVTKDLTRHSVEDIRKHLPEHLK; this is encoded by the coding sequence ATGCGATGCCCCGTGCTGGTCGTGGTGGGTGACAAGGCCCGCGCCCGCATCTTCGACACCCAGACCGAAGACCGGTCCTTGCGCGAGATCGAGGACCTCACCAACGCCAGCCTCGGCCGGCACGAGCGGGACACCCATAGCGACCGCCCCGGACGCGGCATCAGTGGTGTCCGCGGCCGCCGCACCGCCCTCGGCGACGACTACGCGCGCCGCCGCGTGCGGGCCGCACGCTTCGCGCAGACGGTGGCGGAGCATGTGCGCGAACTCACGCGCAAGCACCTATACTCAAGGATATACGTGGTGGCCGGGCCGGAGTTCCTCGGCTTGCTGCGGCCCTGCCTCACCTCGCGCCGCATGCAGCCCCCGCTCTCGCGGGTCACCAAGGACCTCACCCGGCACAGCGTCGAGGACATCCGCAAGCACCTGCCCGAACATCTGAAATGA
- a CDS encoding ribose-phosphate diphosphokinase yields the protein MRVYACPGNEAQARPLAAALGAMQGELDWHRFPDGETRVRIGTPPRDEAALFCTLADPDPQVLPLLLTAAALREQGAARVGLVAPYLAYMRQDRSFHAGEAVSARHFGALLGAHFDWLVTVDPHLHRIARLADVFPRSHQVLHAAPLLAEWIRRQVPRPFLVGPDAESAQWVSEVATGLGAPWTHLVKRRLGDREVQITLKDAAAAKDLKPVLVDDIISSGHTLAEAARALRAGGYGTPACVAVHGIFAPGCREILREAGIAELAVTDSVPQPESAIPLAALLASGIQSLRRKISS from the coding sequence ATGCGCGTCTACGCCTGCCCCGGCAACGAGGCACAGGCGCGCCCGCTGGCGGCGGCCCTCGGCGCGATGCAGGGCGAGCTGGACTGGCACCGCTTCCCCGACGGCGAGACGCGGGTGCGCATCGGCACGCCGCCCCGGGACGAAGCGGCCCTGTTCTGCACGCTGGCCGATCCGGATCCGCAGGTGCTGCCGCTGCTGCTCACGGCGGCCGCCCTGCGCGAGCAGGGCGCGGCCCGCGTGGGCCTGGTGGCGCCCTACCTCGCCTACATGCGCCAGGACCGCAGCTTCCACGCCGGCGAAGCGGTGTCGGCGCGCCACTTCGGCGCGCTGCTGGGCGCGCACTTCGACTGGCTGGTGACGGTGGACCCTCACCTGCACCGCATCGCGCGCCTGGCAGACGTGTTCCCGCGGTCCCACCAGGTACTGCACGCGGCGCCGCTGCTCGCGGAGTGGATACGCAGGCAAGTGCCGCGGCCGTTCCTGGTGGGCCCGGACGCGGAGAGCGCGCAATGGGTCTCGGAGGTGGCCACCGGTCTCGGCGCGCCCTGGACGCACCTCGTCAAGCGCCGGCTGGGTGACCGGGAGGTGCAGATCACACTCAAGGACGCCGCCGCGGCGAAGGACCTGAAGCCGGTGCTGGTGGACGACATCATCTCCAGCGGGCACACCCTGGCAGAGGCGGCGCGCGCGCTCAGGGCCGGCGGCTACGGTACGCCCGCCTGCGTGGCGGTGCACGGCATCTTCGCGCCCGGATGCCGCGAGATCCTGCGCGAGGCCGGCATCGCAGAGCTCGCGGTGACGGACAGCGTGCCGCAGCCGGAGTCCGCGATACCGCTGGCGGCGCTGCTGGCATCGGGCATCCAAAGCCTGCGCCGGAAGATTTCGTCATGA
- the fnr gene encoding fumarate/nitrate reduction transcriptional regulator Fnr, giving the protein MQTATLLRMDTANPKAHPKARPLAACSSCSLAHLCLPTGLAHDELEQMDGVVKRSEPMHEGDHLYRVGDRFDAVYAVRSGSFKVYTVDSEGREHVLGFHLPGELMGLKAIYPQHHITNAVALDTATVCVLPYAELTTLAARMPSIQNQLVRLMSRDLAEAVTLAGDYTAEERLAAFLIGLSRRYTQRGFSSREFNLSMSRRDIANYLRLAPETVSRVFARFEKDKLISVERRAVTLLDAERLHGIAQCMEDMQT; this is encoded by the coding sequence ATGCAGACCGCCACGCTCCTCAGGATGGACACCGCCAACCCGAAGGCCCACCCCAAGGCGCGGCCGCTGGCGGCTTGCAGCAGCTGTTCCCTGGCCCACCTCTGCCTGCCCACGGGTCTTGCCCACGATGAGTTGGAGCAGATGGACGGCGTGGTGAAGCGCTCCGAGCCTATGCACGAAGGCGACCACCTGTACCGCGTAGGCGACCGTTTCGACGCGGTCTATGCAGTACGCTCCGGCTCCTTCAAGGTCTATACCGTGGACAGCGAGGGGCGCGAGCACGTGCTTGGCTTCCACCTGCCGGGCGAGCTGATGGGCCTCAAGGCCATCTATCCCCAGCACCACATCACCAATGCCGTGGCGCTGGATACCGCCACGGTGTGCGTGCTGCCTTATGCCGAGCTCACCACCCTGGCTGCGCGGATGCCGAGCATCCAGAACCAGCTGGTGCGGCTCATGAGCCGGGACCTGGCGGAGGCCGTGACCCTGGCGGGCGACTACACCGCCGAGGAGCGCCTGGCGGCTTTCCTCATCGGCCTGTCGCGCCGTTACACCCAGCGCGGCTTCTCCTCTCGCGAATTCAACCTCAGTATGTCCCGCCGTGACATCGCCAACTACCTGCGCCTCGCCCCCGAGACCGTGAGCCGGGTGTTCGCCCGCTTCGAGAAGGACAAGCTCATCAGCGTGGAGCGGCGCGCCGTGACCTTGCTGGACGCGGAGCGGCTCCACGGCATCGCCCAGTGCATGGAAGACATGCAGACCTGA
- a CDS encoding thymidine phosphorylase family protein — protein MNDKTSHDNSLTPRRLGIDTHQEAVVYMRADCPVCRSEGFAAHSRVEVRLTGRTITATLNIVHGELLSEGEVGMSEAAWQLLQPKPGERADFAHPAPVDSMSYVRAKVYNQRLAESQLDAIVGDVAALRYTDVELAAFIASCANGRLSREEVAGLTRAMVNAGERLTWPYERVMDKHCVGGLAGNRTTMIVVPIAAALGLVMPKTSSRAITSPSGTADTMEVLAPVDLSIPQLRAVVEREGACIAWGGAMHLSPADDIMVRVERALDLDSEGQMVASVLSKKLAAGSTHVVLDLPVGPTAKVRSMSSAHELQRLLEHTAHAVGLKVKTIITDGRQPVGRGIGPALEARDVLAVLRNEPDAPADLREHSLAIATAVVELAGVAQGEEARTLVLTMLREGHAHAKLQAICEAQGGMREIPQATHTHEVCAAHAGHVSGIDNRLLSRAAKLAGAPVAKGAGLDLLVRLDEHVTRGQPLFRLQAENAGDLDYALEFVGRHAQAVQVERH, from the coding sequence ATGAACGACAAGACCAGCCACGACAACAGCCTGACACCCCGCCGCCTGGGCATCGACACCCACCAGGAGGCGGTGGTGTACATGCGCGCCGACTGTCCGGTGTGCCGGTCGGAAGGCTTCGCCGCGCACTCGCGGGTGGAGGTCCGGCTCACCGGGCGCACCATCACCGCCACCCTCAACATCGTCCACGGCGAACTCCTGAGCGAGGGCGAGGTGGGCATGTCCGAGGCTGCCTGGCAACTCCTGCAGCCCAAACCCGGGGAGCGCGCCGATTTCGCCCATCCCGCGCCGGTGGACTCCATGAGCTATGTGCGCGCCAAGGTCTACAACCAGCGCCTCGCCGAGTCGCAGCTCGACGCGATCGTGGGCGACGTGGCGGCACTGCGCTATACCGACGTGGAGCTGGCGGCGTTCATCGCGAGCTGCGCGAACGGGCGGTTGAGCCGCGAGGAGGTGGCCGGGCTCACCCGTGCCATGGTGAACGCCGGCGAGCGGCTCACCTGGCCCTATGAGCGGGTCATGGACAAGCACTGCGTGGGCGGGCTCGCCGGCAACCGCACCACCATGATCGTGGTGCCCATCGCCGCGGCGCTGGGCCTCGTCATGCCCAAGACCTCATCGCGGGCCATCACCTCGCCCTCGGGGACTGCCGACACCATGGAGGTGCTGGCGCCGGTTGACCTCTCCATACCCCAGCTGCGCGCTGTGGTGGAACGCGAGGGTGCCTGCATCGCCTGGGGCGGTGCCATGCACCTGAGCCCCGCCGACGACATCATGGTGCGCGTCGAGCGCGCGCTGGACCTGGACAGCGAAGGGCAGATGGTGGCTTCGGTGCTCTCCAAGAAACTCGCGGCGGGCTCCACCCACGTGGTGCTGGACCTGCCGGTGGGGCCCACCGCGAAGGTGCGATCCATGAGCTCGGCCCACGAGCTGCAGCGGCTCTTGGAGCACACCGCCCACGCGGTGGGCCTCAAGGTGAAGACCATCATCACCGACGGGCGCCAGCCCGTAGGCCGCGGCATCGGCCCGGCGCTGGAGGCGCGCGACGTGCTCGCGGTGCTGCGCAACGAACCGGATGCGCCCGCCGACCTGCGTGAGCATTCCCTGGCCATCGCGACCGCGGTGGTGGAGCTGGCGGGCGTCGCGCAGGGGGAGGAGGCGCGGACACTGGTGCTGACCATGCTCAGGGAGGGACATGCCCACGCGAAGCTGCAGGCGATCTGCGAAGCCCAGGGCGGCATGCGCGAGATCCCGCAGGCGACCCATACGCACGAGGTCTGCGCGGCCCATGCCGGCCACGTCAGCGGCATCGACAACCGCCTGCTGTCGCGGGCCGCGAAGCTCGCGGGCGCGCCGGTGGCGAAGGGCGCGGGCCTGGACCTCCTGGTGCGGCTGGACGAGCACGTGACCCGCGGCCAGCCGCTGTTCCGGCTGCAGGCGGAGAACGCCGGCGACCTGGACTACGCTCTGGAGTTCGTGGGGCGCCATGCCCAGGCGGTGCAGGTGGAGCGTCACTGA
- a CDS encoding DUF4010 domain-containing protein, with translation MTDAMLVTDERFLLQAALALALSFMIGLEFHNTQRVEQRGEGFGTTRTLALIGLAGFLARALDASGVLFSLGFLALAAWLALYYQSRLREHDPSLMPPLVGLLVYLLGLLAASAPPWFTTAYAVAIVFFLSAKPRIHAFADTLSQQEVATAAKFIIMAGVVLPLLPDRPIAGFIAVTFRDVWFAAVAVSGVSYLSYLAGTYLFKRHGTLVTAILGGLYSSTATTLVLMRKARGDAAGQLLSPALMLASAMMYVRLLALAALLVPAALPRLATPMLAAAAVTVLAAYLLLRWRPAAAQEIAPLPARHPLEFQVALLFAGLYVVFASVTGYVVEHYGETQLEMAAFLVGFTEIDPFVLSVLSPRSGINLHAAVDAVVLATAGNNLLKTGIVLAMTRGRGAAIACAWLTALALVSLVYVVAWTG, from the coding sequence ATGACAGACGCCATGCTGGTCACGGACGAGCGCTTCCTGCTGCAGGCGGCGCTCGCGCTGGCGCTCTCGTTCATGATCGGGCTGGAGTTCCACAACACACAGCGGGTGGAGCAGCGCGGCGAGGGCTTCGGCACCACCCGCACACTGGCGCTGATCGGGCTGGCGGGCTTCCTGGCGCGGGCGCTGGATGCCTCCGGCGTGCTGTTCAGCCTGGGGTTCCTGGCGCTGGCGGCGTGGCTCGCTCTCTACTATCAGAGCCGCCTGCGCGAGCACGATCCTTCGCTGATGCCGCCGCTGGTGGGGCTCTTGGTCTACCTGCTGGGACTGCTGGCGGCGAGCGCGCCGCCCTGGTTCACCACGGCCTATGCCGTGGCGATCGTGTTCTTCCTGAGCGCCAAGCCGCGCATCCATGCGTTTGCCGACACGCTGTCGCAGCAGGAGGTGGCCACGGCGGCGAAGTTCATCATCATGGCAGGCGTGGTGCTGCCGCTCCTGCCGGACCGTCCCATCGCCGGGTTCATCGCCGTGACCTTCCGCGACGTGTGGTTCGCCGCGGTGGCGGTGTCCGGCGTGTCCTACCTCAGCTACCTGGCGGGGACCTACCTGTTCAAGCGCCACGGCACGCTGGTCACGGCCATCCTGGGCGGCCTCTACTCCAGCACCGCCACCACCCTGGTGCTGATGCGCAAGGCTCGCGGCGATGCCGCCGGACAGCTGCTCTCCCCGGCCCTGATGCTGGCGAGCGCCATGATGTACGTGCGGCTCCTGGCACTGGCGGCGCTGCTGGTGCCCGCCGCGCTGCCGCGCCTCGCGACGCCCATGCTCGCGGCGGCAGCGGTCACCGTGCTGGCCGCCTACCTGCTGCTGCGGTGGCGGCCCGCGGCGGCGCAGGAGATCGCGCCGCTGCCGGCGCGCCATCCGCTGGAGTTCCAGGTGGCGCTGCTGTTCGCCGGCCTCTACGTGGTATTCGCCAGCGTGACCGGCTACGTGGTGGAGCACTACGGCGAGACGCAGCTGGAGATGGCCGCGTTCCTGGTGGGCTTCACCGAGATCGACCCGTTCGTGCTCTCGGTGCTGTCGCCCCGCAGCGGCATCAACCTGCACGCGGCGGTGGACGCGGTGGTGCTGGCGACCGCGGGCAACAACCTGCTGAAGACGGGCATCGTGCTGGCGATGACCCGCGGCCGCGGTGCCGCCATCGCCTGCGCCTGGCTGACGGCCCTGGCGCTGGTCTCCCTCGTCTACGTGGTGGCCTGGACCGGCTAG
- a CDS encoding NAD(P)/FAD-dependent oxidoreductase has protein sequence MALEAYLGSVISRSRGMPMATYPLLFSPGRIGRLTLKNRLLMAPMVRNYADERGQMTSRYLAHLERVARGGVGAIILEASFVSPEGRGFRHQLGLHDDAVIPGLEEAATMAHDYGARLGVQLFHAGRQTKSAVSGGQPVAPSEIPCPLLGELPRGLDRMEIHSLVRAYGDAARRAKAAGLDFVEIHAAHGYLITQFLSPFSNRRTDTYGGSTENRRRFLAEIIEAVRKEVGPGFPVTVRLSADEMVPGGMQPADAQDLAIWLQERGVDAVHVSVGNYGSYVRGRMIPPMAVEDGPLVKYAALLKQAVTLPVIAVGKLRTPALAESVLANGQADFIALGRELLADPDWPQKAEQGLADEIHRCIACNQGCISRLFDQRDVWCTVNAACGREREFAALGRDDARRKVLVAGGGPAGMSAACTAARAGFKVVLCEAGDTLGGQLHAAGAAPHRGGWSELLQDLRHQLKLLGVEVRLGIRVDKKFVKQEQPYGVIVATGAEALRPAIPGIGSLNVLTARDLLEGRVRAYGSVLVVGGGCAGAQTAEFLAAGGHAVTLVEAEGDIAADAPLDDRTLLLGRLKSLGVNIMTHTRLISVEQDAINLQSGGEIFGIAADTVVLCLGSRPKHGLEVELMGLVPHIATVGDAVSARRATDAVLEGALAALGLSRAAAREPVAVKAAS, from the coding sequence GTGGCCCTGGAGGCCTACCTTGGCAGCGTGATCTCCCGCTCCCGAGGCATGCCCATGGCCACTTACCCGCTGCTCTTCAGTCCCGGCCGGATCGGCCGGCTCACCCTCAAGAACCGCCTGCTGATGGCGCCCATGGTGCGCAACTACGCGGATGAGCGGGGACAGATGACCTCCCGCTATCTGGCGCACCTCGAGCGCGTCGCCCGGGGCGGCGTAGGCGCCATCATCCTGGAGGCGAGCTTCGTGAGTCCCGAGGGCCGGGGCTTCAGGCATCAGCTCGGGCTGCATGACGATGCGGTCATCCCCGGTCTCGAGGAGGCGGCGACGATGGCGCACGACTACGGTGCACGTCTCGGCGTCCAGCTGTTCCACGCGGGCCGGCAGACCAAGTCCGCCGTCAGCGGCGGACAGCCGGTCGCGCCTTCCGAGATCCCCTGCCCGCTGCTCGGCGAGCTGCCGCGCGGACTCGACCGCATGGAGATCCACTCCCTGGTGCGCGCCTACGGCGACGCCGCCCGCCGCGCCAAGGCCGCGGGCCTGGACTTCGTGGAGATCCACGCCGCCCACGGCTACCTCATCACCCAATTCCTCTCGCCCTTCAGCAACCGTCGCACCGACACCTATGGCGGCAGCACCGAGAACCGCCGCCGCTTCCTCGCCGAGATCATCGAGGCGGTGCGCAAGGAAGTCGGCCCCGGATTCCCCGTCACCGTGCGCCTCTCGGCGGACGAGATGGTGCCGGGCGGCATGCAGCCCGCCGACGCGCAGGATCTGGCGATCTGGCTGCAGGAGCGGGGCGTGGATGCCGTGCACGTCTCCGTCGGCAACTACGGGTCCTACGTGCGGGGCCGCATGATCCCGCCGATGGCGGTGGAGGACGGCCCGCTGGTCAAGTACGCCGCGCTGCTCAAGCAGGCCGTGACGCTACCGGTCATCGCCGTGGGCAAGCTGCGCACGCCGGCCCTGGCCGAGTCGGTGCTGGCGAACGGCCAGGCTGACTTCATCGCGCTCGGCCGCGAGCTGCTCGCCGACCCGGACTGGCCGCAGAAAGCCGAGCAGGGCCTCGCGGACGAGATCCACCGCTGCATCGCCTGCAACCAGGGCTGCATCAGCCGCCTGTTCGACCAGCGCGACGTGTGGTGCACCGTCAATGCCGCCTGCGGGCGGGAGCGGGAGTTCGCCGCGCTCGGCCGCGACGACGCGCGCCGCAAGGTGCTGGTCGCGGGCGGCGGGCCCGCCGGCATGTCGGCGGCCTGCACCGCCGCGCGCGCCGGCTTCAAGGTGGTGCTGTGCGAGGCTGGCGACACGCTCGGCGGCCAATTGCATGCCGCCGGTGCCGCGCCGCACCGCGGTGGCTGGTCCGAGCTGCTTCAGGACCTGCGCCACCAGCTCAAGCTGCTCGGCGTGGAGGTGCGCCTCGGCATCCGCGTGGACAAGAAGTTCGTGAAGCAGGAGCAGCCCTACGGCGTGATCGTGGCCACCGGCGCCGAGGCGCTGCGTCCCGCGATACCCGGCATCGGCTCCCTGAACGTGCTGACCGCCCGCGACCTGCTCGAGGGCCGTGTCCGCGCCTATGGCAGCGTGCTGGTGGTGGGCGGCGGCTGCGCCGGCGCCCAGACCGCAGAGTTCCTCGCCGCCGGCGGGCATGCGGTCACGCTCGTCGAGGCCGAGGGCGACATCGCGGCCGATGCGCCGCTGGACGACCGCACCCTGCTGCTGGGCCGGCTCAAGTCCCTGGGCGTCAACATCATGACCCATACCCGCCTCATCAGCGTCGAGCAGGATGCCATCAACCTGCAGTCGGGCGGGGAGATCTTCGGCATCGCCGCCGACACGGTGGTGCTGTGCCTGGGCTCGCGCCCCAAGCACGGCCTCGAGGTGGAGCTGATGGGCCTGGTGCCGCACATAGCCACCGTGGGTGACGCGGTGAGCGCGCGCCGCGCCACCGATGCGGTACTGGAGGGGGCGCTGGCAGCGCTCGGCCTGTCGCGCGCCGCGGCCCGCGAACCGGTAGCCGTGAAAGCCGCCTCATGA
- the hemN gene encoding oxygen-independent coproporphyrinogen III oxidase — MENQPVHFDPDLVRRYDRSGPRYTSYPTARQFHAPFDPDHYRDEVARSNDDPIPSDLSLYLHLPFCSSPCFYCGCNRIISRDPDSLVRYLQRLLHEAELQGALFDRDRPVRQLHLGGGTPTQFNDDQLHALWHGLHSHFRFASRVEASIEVDPRGVRPARMGALAELGFTRVSFGIQDLDPEVQEAVNRRQDRQHCLDVIAAAQAAGFESVAVDLIYGLPRQNLRGWNGTLDAMIAARPGRIAVYGYAHMPAQFKAQRQIKDAELPDAAARLELLKAAVDRLTGAGYEHIGMDHFALPEDSLMKARRQGLLQRNFQGYSTLAGLDLVGLGVSAIGHVGRVYAQNAKTLDAYYGPLDQGRLPLAAGLVMSDDDLLRADIINRLMCYGELRYADIERRHGVHFTDYFARELRRLEPLGADGLVVMGPEGVGVTPEGRFLLRSVAMQFDAYLPGAGTPQFSRVI, encoded by the coding sequence ATGGAAAACCAGCCTGTGCACTTCGACCCCGACCTGGTCCGCCGCTACGACCGCTCCGGCCCGCGCTACACCTCGTACCCCACCGCGCGCCAGTTCCATGCGCCCTTCGATCCGGACCACTACCGGGACGAGGTGGCCCGCAGCAACGATGACCCGATCCCCAGCGACCTGTCGCTGTATCTGCACCTGCCGTTCTGCAGCAGTCCCTGCTTCTACTGCGGCTGTAACCGCATCATCAGCCGCGACCCGGACAGCCTGGTGCGCTACCTGCAGCGCCTGCTGCATGAGGCCGAGCTGCAGGGCGCGCTGTTCGACCGCGACCGGCCGGTGCGCCAGCTGCATCTCGGCGGCGGCACGCCCACCCAGTTCAACGATGACCAGCTGCACGCACTGTGGCACGGCTTGCACAGCCATTTCCGTTTCGCGTCCCGCGTGGAGGCCTCCATTGAGGTGGACCCGCGCGGCGTGAGGCCCGCCAGGATGGGAGCCCTGGCGGAACTCGGCTTCACCCGCGTGAGCTTCGGCATCCAGGACCTGGATCCGGAAGTGCAGGAGGCGGTGAACCGCCGCCAGGACCGCCAGCACTGCCTGGACGTGATCGCGGCCGCGCAGGCGGCGGGCTTCGAGTCCGTGGCGGTGGACCTCATCTACGGACTGCCGCGGCAGAACCTGCGGGGCTGGAACGGCACGCTGGACGCCATGATCGCCGCGAGGCCCGGGCGCATCGCCGTGTACGGCTACGCGCACATGCCCGCGCAGTTCAAGGCGCAGCGCCAGATCAAGGATGCGGAGTTGCCCGACGCGGCGGCGCGGCTGGAACTGCTCAAGGCCGCGGTGGACCGGCTGACGGGCGCCGGCTACGAGCACATCGGCATGGACCACTTCGCCTTGCCGGAGGACAGCCTGATGAAGGCGCGGCGCCAGGGCCTGCTGCAGCGCAACTTCCAGGGTTATTCGACGCTGGCGGGACTGGACCTGGTCGGCCTCGGCGTGAGCGCCATCGGCCACGTGGGGCGGGTGTATGCCCAGAACGCCAAGACCCTGGATGCCTATTACGGGCCGCTGGACCAAGGCCGGCTGCCGCTCGCTGCGGGCCTGGTGATGAGCGACGATGACCTGCTGCGAGCAGACATCATCAACCGCCTCATGTGCTACGGCGAGCTGCGTTACGCCGACATCGAGCGGCGGCACGGCGTGCATTTCACGGACTATTTCGCCAGGGAGCTCAGGCGGCTGGAGCCACTGGGGGCCGATGGGCTGGTGGTGATGGGACCGGAAGGAGTGGGAGTCACCCCCGAGGGCCGGTTCCTGCTGCGCAGCGTGGCCATGCAGTTCGACGCCTACCTGCCCGGGGCTGGAACCCCGCAGTTTTCCCGGGTTATCTAG
- a CDS encoding TraR/DksA C4-type zinc finger protein — translation MQTNPILPSHLGRFKAQLQERRIALRQEIASELSAPEREEYAALADQVLDSGDASLADVLADVHIADVQRDVDEVRDIEAALKRIEQGSYGICVDCGRPIESRRLEVQPTATRCLEDQDKYERAHGRPPSL, via the coding sequence ATGCAGACGAACCCGATACTTCCGTCGCACCTGGGACGCTTCAAGGCCCAGTTGCAGGAACGGCGCATCGCCCTGCGGCAGGAGATCGCCTCCGAACTCAGCGCCCCGGAGCGGGAGGAGTACGCAGCCTTGGCCGACCAGGTGCTGGACAGCGGCGATGCCTCGCTGGCCGACGTGCTGGCGGACGTGCACATCGCCGACGTGCAGCGCGACGTGGACGAGGTGCGTGACATCGAGGCGGCCCTCAAGCGCATCGAGCAGGGCAGCTACGGGATCTGCGTGGACTGCGGCCGGCCGATCGAGTCCCGGCGCCTGGAAGTGCAGCCCACCGCCACGCGCTGCCTCGAGGACCAGGACAAGTACGAGCGCGCACACGGGCGCCCGCCGAGCCTGTAG